One Roseimaritima multifibrata DNA window includes the following coding sequences:
- a CDS encoding DUF4332 domain-containing protein produces MMRRPLLAILRAAHCRSTHHYFALDALPLVETPAGKRLRSILLRHHDRYLEGSKDPDTRFHDFHNHVVHVKDGYWGGAPAKATRWYEILQHRLQEQRWADAAHAAGVLSHYFTDPIQPLHTAQSDREKTVHRPLEWSITKSYKSIRQLSLRDPVEIRFELSQQTGWLAAAILHAARIGNQSYNLLLDAYNLEAGVKDPPSGLNAPSRKALAELFTLTTVGWAKILERAASDYEQANQAKLPKLPLTGAVVMATVKIPHRRLLRYLVDRTEQQAVEAILAEYQQTGQVREQTPPEAVAVRRSIAVYHREREYKYRQRAKAAAAQATAKVVPAATSKPVEASPSTTKPITEWTSIQHQPLAPANSHFSSEKMAALKNSQAFQDKQPSSGRSQAATESANRRKEDLEQARLLEIQRRAAMERAERAIEQAEKLRQSELEIQQAKQLQAIQETNENENENEKNYPATIPIRFPSESKHCRLSRRAPIVDAPSIGPKTAARFHAIGIETVGEFLDLPAARTADRLAARWITAQMVSDWQAQTLLMCQVPEMLARDVQLLVGSGCRTQPKLASASVADLHRAIVRFSATSDGRRALRGASPPERTEVARWIARAAGETDGESSQQASAA; encoded by the coding sequence ATGATGCGTCGCCCGCTGCTTGCGATACTACGCGCAGCCCACTGCCGTAGTACCCACCATTACTTTGCCCTCGATGCCCTGCCTTTGGTCGAAACGCCTGCAGGAAAACGATTACGAAGTATTCTTCTGCGACATCATGATCGCTACCTGGAAGGTTCAAAGGATCCGGACACACGGTTCCACGATTTTCATAATCATGTGGTCCATGTGAAGGATGGCTACTGGGGCGGTGCACCCGCAAAAGCGACGCGTTGGTACGAAATCCTTCAGCATCGATTGCAAGAACAACGATGGGCGGACGCCGCCCATGCCGCCGGGGTCCTCAGTCACTATTTCACGGATCCGATCCAGCCGCTGCATACCGCGCAAAGTGACCGTGAAAAAACGGTACACAGGCCGCTGGAATGGAGCATTACCAAATCATACAAATCGATTCGGCAACTGTCCCTTCGCGACCCCGTCGAGATTCGCTTCGAATTGTCTCAGCAAACCGGTTGGCTTGCTGCAGCGATCTTGCACGCCGCCCGAATCGGCAACCAATCTTACAACCTGCTTCTCGATGCCTACAACTTGGAAGCGGGAGTCAAAGATCCACCCAGCGGGCTGAATGCTCCCAGCCGAAAAGCGTTGGCGGAACTGTTCACGCTGACCACCGTTGGCTGGGCAAAAATCCTGGAACGCGCTGCCTCCGATTACGAACAGGCGAATCAAGCCAAACTTCCGAAACTGCCCCTCACCGGCGCAGTCGTAATGGCCACCGTCAAGATTCCCCATCGACGGCTCCTCCGCTATCTGGTCGACCGAACCGAACAGCAAGCGGTCGAGGCCATCCTGGCGGAATACCAACAGACAGGCCAAGTTCGAGAGCAGACGCCGCCGGAAGCCGTTGCCGTCCGGCGTTCGATCGCGGTCTACCACCGTGAACGTGAATACAAATATCGCCAGCGAGCCAAAGCGGCGGCCGCTCAAGCGACTGCGAAGGTGGTTCCTGCAGCGACTTCAAAACCAGTAGAGGCTTCCCCTTCCACGACCAAACCGATCACCGAATGGACGTCCATCCAGCATCAGCCGCTTGCACCAGCGAACAGCCATTTCTCATCCGAGAAAATGGCAGCGTTGAAGAACTCGCAAGCCTTCCAGGACAAACAGCCAAGCTCCGGCCGATCACAAGCGGCCACCGAATCGGCTAATCGCAGAAAAGAAGACCTGGAACAAGCTCGACTGCTGGAAATCCAACGTCGTGCAGCGATGGAACGAGCTGAACGAGCGATTGAACAAGCAGAGAAACTGCGGCAAAGCGAGCTGGAAATCCAGCAGGCCAAACAGCTGCAAGCAATCCAGGAAACGAACGAAAACGAAAACGAGAACGAAAAAAACTACCCCGCGACAATTCCAATTCGATTCCCTTCCGAATCCAAACACTGCCGTCTGTCACGCCGCGCCCCGATCGTCGACGCCCCTTCGATCGGCCCCAAGACAGCCGCTCGATTTCATGCCATTGGGATCGAAACGGTTGGCGAATTCCTGGACCTGCCAGCGGCTCGAACGGCGGACCGTCTAGCGGCCCGCTGGATTACGGCCCAAATGGTTTCCGACTGGCAAGCTCAAACGCTGCTGATGTGTCAGGTGCCTGAAATGTTGGCTCGGGATGTCCAGTTACTGGTTGGCAGCGGATGCCGAACCCAACCCAAACTTGCCTCCGCGTCCGTCGCTGACTTACATCGCGCGATCGTACGGTTTTCAGCGACCAGCGATGGACGCCGAGCCCTCCGCGGAGCCTCTCCACCGGAACGGACCGAGGTAGCCCGCTGGATCGCTCGCGCCGCCGGCGAAACGGACGGCGAAAGCTCTCAACAAGCCAGCGCCGCGTAA